The following proteins come from a genomic window of Sorex araneus isolate mSorAra2 chromosome 1, mSorAra2.pri, whole genome shotgun sequence:
- the LOC129400876 gene encoding uncharacterized protein LOC129400876, translating into MTGDPGRVRSGVDAHGGPLRSRPCAPRAAREHFAARKVHLARLWLEGGEKQGNVPFLNETAELEARWSSFHFTVRKGETEAQGEAGLARDPAVNVRFAPGDTWGVTKARKGVNAAPPAGPCAGNPQLARSTGPCTPQGGWKGAALRPCLPQPSFHQLPPGLWGLRPWISRGTPPFPRAGEGSGSSETWGKERLPGRAGHSEVRVTPRCGSPEATRGPKDRAEEQKQRSGGGRAPASVAAGGARSGCAREGSARGGGAWKVRARWYERGRCALEGCSRAGGARGRARRGCAGRWVCPRCGYARDGRAPGRCTREV; encoded by the exons ATGACGG GGGACCCAGGAAGGGTCCGATCAGGCGTGGACGCGCACGGCGGACCCCTCCGGTCTCGCCCCTGCGCACCCCGCGCGGCTCGGGAGCACTTTGCAGCTAGGAAGGTGCATCTGGCCCGCCTCTGGCTAGAGGGTGGCGAGAAGCAGGGAAACGTCCCCTTTCTAAACGAGACGGCAGAGCTGGAGGCGCGTTGGTCCAGCTTTCATTTTACCGTTAgaaagggggaaactgaggcccagggagaggCGGGACTTGCCCGAGATCCCGCCGTGAATGTCCGTTTTGCCCCGGGTGACACATGGGGGGTGACGAAGGCCAGAAAGGGTGTAaacgccgccccgcccgccggcccctgCGCGGGCAACCCCCAACTGGCAAGGTCGACGGGACCCTGCACACCGCAGGGAGGATGGAAAGGGGCCGCTCtgcgcccctgcctgccccagcccTCCTTTCACCAGCTCCCCCCGGGGCTGTGGGGGCTCCGTCCCTGGATCAGCCGGGGGACACCCCCCTTCCCAAGAGCCGGGGAAGGGAGTGGTTCCTCTGAGACCTGGGGCAAAGAGCGTCTGCCCGGAAGAGCGGGTCACTCCGAGGTGCGGGTCACTCCGAG GTGCGGGTCCCCCGAAGCCACGAGGGGGCCAAAGGACCGGGCAGAAGAGCAAAAACAGCGGAGCGGTGGGGGGCGCGCTCCCGCCTCCGTGGCCGCTGGTGGTGCGCGAAGCGGGTGCGCCCGAGAGGggagcgcgcggggcgggggcgcgtgGAAAGTGCGCGCGAGGTGGTACGAGCGGGGCAGGTGCGCCCTCGAGGGGTGctcgcgggccgggggcgcgcgaGGCAGAGCGCGCAGGGGATGCGCGGGGCGGTGGGTGTGCCCGAGGTGCGGGTACGCGCGAGATGGGCGCGCGCCGGGCAGGTGTACCCGCGAGGTGTGA
- the PRDM12 gene encoding PR domain zinc finger protein 12 encodes MMGSVLPAEALVLKTGLKAPGLALAEVITSDILHSFLYGRWRNVLGEQLFEDKSHHASPKTAFTAEVLAQSFSGEVQKLSSLVLPTEVVIAQSSIPGEGLGIFSKTWIKAGTEMGPFTGRVIAPEHVDICKNNNLMWEVFNEDGTVRYFIDASQEDHRSWMTYIKCARNEQEQNLEVVQIGTSIFYKAIEMIPPDQELLVWYGNSHNTFLGIPGVPGLEEEQKKNKHEDFHPADSAAGTAGRMRCVICHRGFNSRSNLRSHMRIHTLDKPFVCRFCNRRFSQSSTLRNHVRLHTGERPYKCQVCQSAYSQLAGLRAHQKSARHRPPSAALQAHSPALPAPHAHAPALAAAAAAAAAAHHLPAMVL; translated from the exons ATGATGGGCTCCGTGCTCCCGGCGGAGGCCCTGGTGCTCAAGACAGGGCTGAAGGCGCCGGGGCTGGCGCTGGCCGAGGTCATCACGTCCGACATCCTGCACAGCTTCCTGTACGGCCGCTGGCGCAACGTGCTGGGCGAGCAGCTCTTTGAAGACAAGAGTCACCACGCCAGCCCCAAGACCGCCTTCACGGCCGAGGTCCTGGCGCAGTCCTTCTCGGGCG aGGTGCAGAAACTCTCCAGCCTGGTGCTGCCCACCGAGGTGGTCATCGCCCAGAGCTCCATCCCCGGAGAGGGCCTGGGCATCTTCTCCAAGACCTGGATCAAGGCGGGCACGGAGATGGGTCCCTTCACCGGCCGAGTGATCGCCCCGGAGCACGTGGACATCTGCAAAAATAACAACCTGATGTGGGAG GTGTTCAATGAGGACGGGACCGTGCGCTACTTCATCGACGCCAGCCAGGAGGACCACCGCAGCTGGATGACCTACATCAAGTGCGCACGCAACGAGCAGGAGCAGAACCTCGAGGTGGTCCAGATCGGCACCAGTATCTTCTACAAGGCCATCGAG ATGATCCCCCCGGACCAGGAGCTGCTGGTGTGGTACGGGAACTCTCACAACACCTTCCTGGGGATCCCGGGCGTGCCggggctggaggaggagcagaagaagaACAAACATG AGGACTTCCACCCCGCGGACTCGGCGGCGGGCACGGCGGGCCGCATGCGCTGCGTCATCTGCCACCGCGGCTTCAACTCCCGCAGCAACCTGCGCTCGCACATGCGCATCCACACGCTGGACAAGCCCTTCGTGTGCCGCTTCTGCAACCGCCGCTTCAGCCAGTCGTCCACGCTGCGCAACCACGTGCGCCTGCACACGGGCGAGCGCCCCTACAAGTGCCAGGTGTGCCAGAGCGCCTACTCGCAGCTGGCCGGCCTGCGCGCCCACCAGAAGAGCGCGCGCCACCGGCCGCCCAGCGCCGCGCTGCAGGCGCACTCGCCCGCGCTGCCCGCGCCGCACGCGCACGCGCCCgcgctcgccgccgccgccgccgccgccgcggccgcgcaCCACCTGCCCGCCATGGTGCTGTga